In the Hordeum vulgare subsp. vulgare chromosome 7H, MorexV3_pseudomolecules_assembly, whole genome shotgun sequence genome, one interval contains:
- the LOC123412802 gene encoding xyloglucan endotransglucosylase/hydrolase protein 24-like isoform X1 produces MASGPSRTVPCSVLPLLLLLAGVARAAGNFYQDVDITWGDGRGKILGGGDLLTLSLDRASGSGFQSKNQYLYGRFDMQIKLVPGDSAGTVATFYLSSQGSAHDEIDFEFLGNASGQPYTVHTNVYSQGKGGREQQFRMWFDPTADFHTYSVLWNPTHILYVVCRRRRFYVDGTPIREHRNREAATGVPYLRSQAMRVYASVWDAEEWATQGGRVRTDWSRAPFVASYKGLAASGCASQDAAACANSNGAWMYQELDATALDRLQWVQKNYMIYNYCTDTWRFKDGAPPECASK; encoded by the exons ATGGCGTCCGGTCCCAGTAGAACAGTCCCGTGCTCTGTGCTgccactgctgctgctgctcgccggCGTGGCCCGCGCGGCCGGCAACTTCTACCAGGACGTGGACATCACGTGGGGCGACGGGCGCGGCAAGATCCTCGGCGGCGGCGACCTCCTCACGCTGTCGCTCGACAGGGCCTCCGGCTCCGGGTTCCAGTCCAAGAACCAGTACCTGTACGGCCGCTTCGACATGCAGATCAAGCTCGTCCCCGGCGACTCCGCCGGCACCGTCGCCACTTTCTAC CTGTCGTCGCAGGGGTCGGCGCACGACGAGATCGACTTCGAGTTCCTGGGCAACGCGAGCGGGCAGCCCTACACGGTGCACACCAACGTGTACAGCCAGGGCAAGGGCGGCCGGGAGCAGCAGTTCCGCATGTGGTTCGACCCCACCGCCGACTTCCACACCTACTCCGTCCTCTGGAACCCCACACACATCCTGTACGTAGTATGCAGACGGCgtcg GTTCTACGTGGACGGGACGCCGATACGGGAGCACCGCAACCGGGAGGCGGCGACGGGGGTTCCCTACCTGCGGAGCCAGGCGATGAGGGTGTACGCGAGCGTGTGGGACGCGGAAGAGTGGGCGACGCAGGGCGGGCGGGTGAGGACGGACTGGTCGCGGGCGCCGTTCGTGGCGTCGTACAAGGGGCTCGCCGCGAGCGGGTGCGCGTCGCAGGACGCGGCGGCGTGCGCCAACTCCAACGGCGCGTGGATGTACCAGGAGCTGGACGCCACGGCGTTGGACCGCCTCCAGTGGGTGCAGAAGAACTACATGATCTACAACTACTGCACGGACACGTGGAGGTTCAAGGACGGCGCCCCGCCCGAGTGCGCCAGCAAGTAG
- the LOC123412802 gene encoding xyloglucan endotransglucosylase/hydrolase protein 24-like isoform X2, with protein sequence MASGPSRTVPCSVLPLLLLLAGVARAAGNFYQDVDITWGDGRGKILGGGDLLTLSLDRASGSGFQSKNQYLYGRFDMQIKLVPGDSAGTVATFYLSSQGSAHDEIDFEFLGNASGQPYTVHTNVYSQGKGGREQQFRMWFDPTADFHTYSVLWNPTHILFYVDGTPIREHRNREAATGVPYLRSQAMRVYASVWDAEEWATQGGRVRTDWSRAPFVASYKGLAASGCASQDAAACANSNGAWMYQELDATALDRLQWVQKNYMIYNYCTDTWRFKDGAPPECASK encoded by the exons ATGGCGTCCGGTCCCAGTAGAACAGTCCCGTGCTCTGTGCTgccactgctgctgctgctcgccggCGTGGCCCGCGCGGCCGGCAACTTCTACCAGGACGTGGACATCACGTGGGGCGACGGGCGCGGCAAGATCCTCGGCGGCGGCGACCTCCTCACGCTGTCGCTCGACAGGGCCTCCGGCTCCGGGTTCCAGTCCAAGAACCAGTACCTGTACGGCCGCTTCGACATGCAGATCAAGCTCGTCCCCGGCGACTCCGCCGGCACCGTCGCCACTTTCTAC CTGTCGTCGCAGGGGTCGGCGCACGACGAGATCGACTTCGAGTTCCTGGGCAACGCGAGCGGGCAGCCCTACACGGTGCACACCAACGTGTACAGCCAGGGCAAGGGCGGCCGGGAGCAGCAGTTCCGCATGTGGTTCGACCCCACCGCCGACTTCCACACCTACTCCGTCCTCTGGAACCCCACACACATCCT GTTCTACGTGGACGGGACGCCGATACGGGAGCACCGCAACCGGGAGGCGGCGACGGGGGTTCCCTACCTGCGGAGCCAGGCGATGAGGGTGTACGCGAGCGTGTGGGACGCGGAAGAGTGGGCGACGCAGGGCGGGCGGGTGAGGACGGACTGGTCGCGGGCGCCGTTCGTGGCGTCGTACAAGGGGCTCGCCGCGAGCGGGTGCGCGTCGCAGGACGCGGCGGCGTGCGCCAACTCCAACGGCGCGTGGATGTACCAGGAGCTGGACGCCACGGCGTTGGACCGCCTCCAGTGGGTGCAGAAGAACTACATGATCTACAACTACTGCACGGACACGTGGAGGTTCAAGGACGGCGCCCCGCCCGAGTGCGCCAGCAAGTAG